CCTTTCAATCCTGAAGCATGGATTTGGTTTTACGAAAATATTGGGAAAAGTCAGTGTCCCGTTCTTGATACATGGTGGCAGACCGAAACAGGTATGATTATGATCAGCCCTATGCCTGTGTCAGTGCTTAAACCCGGTTCCGTAACACGGGCTCTTCCGGGAATTGACGCGGATGTTGTGGACTTGGAAGGTAATTCTGTTCCTGCCGGTAAAGGTGGATTTCTTGTAATCAAAAAGCCATGGCCTGCCATGTTCAGTGCTGTTTTAAATGATGACCGCGCACTGGTGGATCATTACTGGGGAATTATTCCGGGGATGTTCTATGCCGGAGATGTGGCTCGCAAAGATGAGGATGGCTATTTCTGGATTCAGGGCCGCGCGGATGACGTGCTTAATATTTCAGGGCATCGCGTAGGTTCAGCAGAAGTAGAAAGCGCTCTGACGAGTCATCCTGATGTTGCCGAAGCCGTTGTTATCGGGGTGCCGGATAAAATCAAGGGAGAAGTAGCAAAGGCTTTTGTAACCCTTATTTATGACGCTATGGAATCTGATGAGTTACATAAAGAACTTGTAGATCATATTCACCGCGAGCTTGGACCCATAGTTGTAATTAAAAGCATCGAATTCTGCGATGAATTGCCCAAAACTTCAAGCGGTAAAATTAAACGGATGGCTTTAAAAGAAAGGGAAGATTCATAGATCGTCCCGTTGCTTTCTGGACGAGCTGGGAAAGTTATTTCTTAGCAATAAGGCCCCTGAAAACATAGTTTTCAGGGGCCTTATTGCATGATATATAATGAGAATCTATCGGGCTAGCATAGCGCGAAGGATATCTGCACATCCTTCAGCTTCGTGAGCCATTTCGCTTAGGCAGTCTACAAAGTGCATAAGCTGGTAGATGTCTTTAAAATCCATATCAGATTTATAGATCTTGTCGGTTAGAGCCTTTCTCAGTTCAACCGCTTTGGCATAATGCCTGCGGACTTTTCTGATCTTTCTTTTGGTATTTGCACGATCAAGGGAAGTCCCGTCGTTGAGTTCGATGGTTGCCTTGAGTGCCGGACCGAGACGCATAGTGGTATCGTTAACTTCTGAAAGAAGGATAATTAAATCTTTCTGATAGATTTCAGGGATACTGACCTTACGCATGCCGAGCCAGTGAAGAGCTTCCTGTGCGTAGTCGAGGATGTTGTCCTGACTGCGTGTGTAGTTAAAGAACAGAGTCTTATCAACAGACATGAACATACTGTGCGGCAGGTGATTACGAATAGATCTTTTGATCTTGTCGGCTTCACTTTCTACCTTGTCGATCTGAGCAATAAGATCTCCGAAATCTTTGCAGGTTGAATCCCCTGTTACATAGCATTCAACTGAGTCATTAATTATTTGAATGCATTCAGCAATTTTATTGTAATGCTTTGTTAATCCTTCCATAGGATTTTTAGAAACTATAAGAGCTAGAAAGGGCAGACGAAAACGCATATTGGCCTCCTTAAATTTAATATTATAAACAAATCCACTTGAGTACTGTGAATATGATAATGCTTGTAAGTGCTGCGATAGGTACAGTTAGTAC
This DNA window, taken from Maridesulfovibrio ferrireducens, encodes the following:
- a CDS encoding DUF47 domain-containing protein, yielding MRFRLPFLALIVSKNPMEGLTKHYNKIAECIQIINDSVECYVTGDSTCKDFGDLIAQIDKVESEADKIKRSIRNHLPHSMFMSVDKTLFFNYTRSQDNILDYAQEALHWLGMRKVSIPEIYQKDLIILLSEVNDTTMRLGPALKATIELNDGTSLDRANTKRKIRKVRRHYAKAVELRKALTDKIYKSDMDFKDIYQLMHFVDCLSEMAHEAEGCADILRAMLAR